The following coding sequences lie in one Eriocheir sinensis breed Jianghai 21 chromosome 19, ASM2467909v1, whole genome shotgun sequence genomic window:
- the LOC127000812 gene encoding uncharacterized protein LOC127000812, whose product MWCSILLAAVMVAAAGGQSRFSYDGTPLADDVVVGSGQRQQFFASRQPRPQQLFVQERPQQVFVQQQPQPQQVFVQPEPQQVFVQPQPRPMFQMLPSFSPQAAVIQSVQPQVSSACPATYSLVHTTYQGRVYHFSWCNLPGHGFSQSAARDYCRGLGEVTVMNRRGSFDLYSVDRTTDFDYFFELLLQHQIPSVWTRDLASTAPYEIRGSITRSGDSTAGQDCLSLEASTDGLFLLQGSCSDRKAAVCVAHWQ is encoded by the exons ATGTGGTGCAGTATCTTGCTGGCGgcagtgatggtggcggcggcgggcggccaAAGTCGATTTAGTTATGACGGGACGCCCCTGGCTGACGACGTGGTAGTTGGGTCAGGACAGCGTCAGCAGTTCTTTGCGTCCCGACAGCCTCGGCCACAACAGCTGTTTGTACAGGAGCGGCCCCAGCAGGTCTTCGTCCAGCAGCAGCCTCAGCCACAGCAGGTGTTTGTACAGCCTGAGCCACAGCAGGTGTTTGTGCAGCCCCAGCCACGCCCAATGTTCCAGATGCTCCCCTCGTTCTCACCGCAGGCGGCGGTGATCCAGAGCGTCCAGCCGCAAGTGTCTTCCGCCTGTCCGGCCACTTACTCCCTG GTCCACACCACCTACCAGGGCCGAGTCTACCACTTCTCCTGGTGCAACCTGCCCGGCCACGGTTTCTCCCAGTCCGCCGCCAGAGACTACTGCCGCGGCCTCGGCGAGGTAACAGTGATGAACCGACGCGGCAGCTTTGACCTATACAGCGTCGATCGCACTACTGATTTCGATTACTTCTTCGAGCTGCTCCTCCAGC ACCAAATCCCCTCCGTCTGGACCAGGGACCTTGCCTCCACCGCGCCCTATGAAATCCGCGGCTCCATCACCAG GTCCGGGGACTCCACGGCCGGCCAAGACTGCCTCTCGCTGGAGGCTTCCACAgacggcctcttcctcctccagggcTCTTGCTCCGACCGGAAGGCCGCCGTCTGCGTGGCTCATTGGCAGTAG